The Aquicella siphonis DNA segment AAAACCAGACCGTCTTTGCACATAAGCTTGTTTATTGCAACATACAAGAACTATTGTTTCTGCCGCCACTCATTCTGCTTCCATCGAAATCATCAGGGAGCGCTGGTCTATTTCGCTTTTGATTCGATGGCGCAGGTTTCGCAGAAGAATGCGCTATCGCTTGTTGGCTCCGGCAATTTGATACAGCAAAGTAGCCTAATTGCGAAGGTTTCGCTGTTGTACTGGTTGTTTGCGATTTTTGGTTTTGATTGCGAATAAATTCCTCCTCAGATACTAAAGGTGGCATCTGTGATAGATCACCAGATGGTGTAGCATCATCTTGTACTGTTTCTGTTTCTGTTTCTTTTTCTTTTTCCTTTTCTTTATCTTTATGCGTACCTGATGACGTCGTTGCTACTTGTTGTCTTTTACAAGCAACATCGATGAGTTGTATTAACCTGTGATTCACATCAATGGCTGGACCGCCAAACTCAATCACTTCATTCAACTCGGATTCGCTTAACAAACCTTCATAATCGGATAATAATGCTTTGGTTGCCTTTTCCTTAACATTATTGAATAACCATTCAGGTAATGTTTCATTTGGGTTATCACAAATCTGACGCAGTGATTCAATTAATTTTTCCTTTGATTCAGCTTCATTCATGATGTAATCAACCACCAATTCATAGACGATGGCTCTTAATTTTGCCATTGCTGTTTGCTTCGTCGCAAAAATGATTTCCACATCTGGATGCAAGCCGCCATTTAAGCAACAAACGATTTGATTAAATGTACCGCCAACGCAGATAAATTTATCCTTTGGCCTCATATTATCCTGTCCATTTTCATCAAGATTATAACCACGTTGGATCAGATATAAATGATGAACAAATCGTTCTAAAGCCTGCTCTTTAGGGACAGTTAAAGTTTCGTTATCTTGAATCGCTGTCCAGATTAAAGAAATGACTTTTCTAAAGTCAAAACCTGAACCTCGCTCAACATTAGTAAACCATTCCGTCCTTAAAAGGCGCTCTAAACATCGTATGGCAGCAGCTATTTCATGCAATTCGGTTTGGTTTTTATTTTGATCATTAGATGATTTTCTTAATTGATCTACAAAATTAAACAATCCTTGAAGACAAGTTGCTTGATTCAACTTTTTTCCATATCTAGCATCTAATTTTCTCAATGATGTACTAACCGACTGGTGTACCTCTTCATTATGTACGCTTTGGCCATAATTAATATTATTTTGGTTGTTTTGATTATTTTGGCGACCCCCCATATAATCCGGCCTAATATAATCCCCGTGGCGGCGTAAATTGTCATGCCAAATATTGCGCCATGCATCATAAGCAAATCCTCGCGCTTGATTATCCCATTCTCCTCGATTGTTCCTATAGTGCCAATCCCAGAAATTAACCCTTTGTTCCTGTGTATTTAAAGTAAAGGGTGTAGTGAGTCGTGCCTCCTCCCCTAGTTCTTCGAAAAGGCCAGCGGGAACAAATGAATGAACCATCATCTCATTTCCATTGAGGGTGTAACCGATAATAAGAGTTAAACGAGTGGGATCATTAGTTTCATCAAATGTACAATAAATGTTTTCTATTGCGCGCACACTGCTTCCATCAAGATTTGAATACCACTGGCTGTTTCTTAATGCGCCTTCTAATAAAGAAACATGAAAAGCGTAATTATTTCTTATACTTGGATTACTACTCAATTCTCGGCTGGTAAGATCTCGTTTATTTACTTGAAATAATGTATACCTAGCTTGCATATTAATATCGCCTCGTTTTGTTTTAATAATATAAAATTGAACAAATTTTATATTATGCTTGTTATTTGATCAACCATTTTGGTGCAACATGAGTCTTTGCTAGCTAACGTAGCTAATTAAATAAACACTCTGGGATAATTAGCTTTCTTGTAATCTTCCTATAGATATTGGTTGGACAAAAAGAATACAAAAACACACTGTTAACCAGCTTTTTTATTTTATTACAATGGAAATCAAAATATTTTACTGATTATTTAGCTAGTGGCTAACTGATACTCGTGATTAAAGTTTTTCAATCCATGATTGACACTTTGATCAAAAATTAGCTAGTATCGCTTGGGGTAATAAAACAGCCAGATAAAATGGATTTTATATGAATCGCGATAAAGGTCGTCCGCCGCGCTTGTCTCTCCCTGCGCAGGTAACCTTAGGTCTTGTATTAGGCATCATTTTTGGTTTACTGGTTGGCGACAAGGCGGCCGTCCTTGCTCCTGTTGGCCGTGTATATACAATGTTGATGGAAGCCGTGGTCTTCCCTTATCTCATCTGTACATTACTGACCAGCCTGGGCGACCTCACTCCCTCCTTGTCTGCCCGTCTGTTAAGAAAAAGCAGCATTATTTATCTTTTTTTGATTTTGCTGGTTTTCGCCACCCTGATTATTTTAGCACAATCACTGCCAGTCAATCTGGCATCAGCGGCACATGAAAATGTCAAACAGGCAAGTTTGCTGCAATTTCTCGTGCCAGAGAATGTATTTTATGACTTGTCACAAGGATATGTACCCGCCATCGTCATATTTTTCACTTTATTTGGTCTGGCCTTGCAACATATCCCTGAAAAGACTTCCTTTTTCAAAATACTAACCATCATCAACCAAACCTGTCTCTTCTTTTGGAAAAAACTGGTACAGCTTGCACCTTATGCGACATTTGCGTTATTAGCGGATGTTTCCGGAACCATCAGGTTTGGTCAATTATCCGACCTGAGTCAATTCCTGACCTTGCTTCTGATCGGATCCCTGCTATTAATATTCTGGATCATTCCCTTGACGATTTCCACATTCACGGACATAGAATACACCACGATCATGACACAACTCAGGGATGCCATGATCATATCTGCTGTCACAACCCTGTCCGTCGTTGCCATTCCGTATATACAAGCAGTTACTTCCAGATTGCTCGCCCTGAAAAGCCAACAAACCTCCATGAGAAATTCCGGTGAATTTGACGCACACGAGCGTGACGATATTTTGCAGACCATCACGGTCGTGAGTTATCCATTCACTCAGCTGGGCAATTTTTTTATTTATCTTTTTATCCTTTTCGCCGCATTGTATTACAATCACACATTGGAAACAGATCAATATTACTTTTTACCCATACTAACCTTTTTTTCTTCTATAGGATCACCGACGAGTTCCATTAACGGCGTTTCATTTCTTTCAGATTCGTTGAGTCTGCCCGCCGATACAAACAGTCTTTATGTGACATTGATCCCTGTTATCCGCTATCCTCAAGTCGTTTTGTCCGTCATGGGATTTTCGTTTATTTCTCTTATTGTGTCATTTTCATTATTCGGGATGCTGAAATTAAACTTTAAAAGACTGATTCTTCATTATACGGCTTTCTTTCTGGTTATTTCCATTAGCTCCCTGATTTTAAAAAACGTATTCCCAAATCCAGGCGAAAAAAATTATGAACGGCTAAATGGATTTTCAATCTCACCTTCACTGACGCAAAATATCCATGCAGCAATCATGCCGTCATTTGACGAATCCCGGATCAAGCCGGTCAATTCCCAGGAAGACTCTCTCTATCGGATTCAGCGGTCAGGAATTTTGCGCGTGGGATTCAATGCAGATATGCGCCCATTTTCATTCTATAACACCAAACACGAACTGGTGGGATATGATATTTCATTTGCCTATGCCCTGGCAAAATCACTAGGCTGCAATATTGAATTCATACCTTTTACCTGGCAACACCTGGTGGATGACTTACTGGCTGATAAATTTGACATTGCAATGTCAGCTATATATGTAACAGAAGAAAGATTGCGCAAGGTTTATTTTACTGAACCTTACTTTCATAGCCCCATGTCAATGATTGTACCCATCGATATGCAGAACAAATATACCAGCACGGAACAGATCAGAGAGATTAAATCCCTTAAAATTGGAATTTTCAATGATCCGGTTCTGATCCCGCTCGTGCAGGAAAACTTCCCGAATGCGAGCATGATCATATTGCCAGCCTTGAGTGGCAACCAACCCGCAGAAGCTTTTTTGCGCCATGAAATTGATGCGGCTTTATGGAGTGAGGCACAAACTCGGGTCTGGGTTCTGGGACATCCGAACTATGCTTCTATCGTGCCATCCGGTGTCGTAGCGCCTTTTCTGATGGCCTATATGATTCAGAAAAATTCGCCCCAGTTTTTACGATTCCTGAATTATTGGCTGGAATTAAAAAGTAACGACGGATTCCAGCAAAAAATGTATAATCAGTGGATATTGATCAGGCCACTGGAAAATGAGCAGCCCAGGTGGAGCTTCCTCGGTAATTATCTCTAGAACCTGCTGTGCATTTCCTAAAGCTGATTCTGCAATTTCACACAGGAAAGCAAAGCTGGCACCTAGCCCTTCTCCCTCATCGCTTCGTAATATTTTTCTCTCAAAAAATGATCCGTAATATTTCTCAAGGCTGTATCTTGTGAACACTTTTCTATTATCGCCCACCACGTTCACGTTTTTGGACGCACATAATATGCAAGGCGAGGCACCAAGATGATGCGCATGAATTCACATTCATTGATTTGGCTGGCATTAAGGTCATTTGGCTACTTGAATATTTCGTCAGGCCACCCCATGTGGTCAGACATCCAGTATTTATTACTATAAACATCGTAAACACCTGCGACAACCTGTCCATAACCCAGCATGCCGCGGCCTAGTTGTAAAATTTCGTCAACCTGGCTCGCTGATGGCTGATGATACATATACAACAGTACTCCTGCACCCGTATTACCCAATAACTTTTCAAACCAGCTCTTATGCCGATTGAATATGTCAGCGGGAGAATCTGTAGTCATGGTTGCGTCAAAAACGGCAATGACTTTGGGAATGGTGCCGCCAAAAGTCTGTTTCATCATGGCGATTTCATAGGTTGAGGGCGGTCTAACTTCAATATAACCCTTGGCACCAAGACGGTTGCGTAAATTACTTAAAAGCTGCCAACTCACCTGGTTTTCCATGTTGAATCCTCCTGTTTTATGAGGATCAAAAATAAATGAATCATGATGATTATTATGTTCTGATTATATTTTAACATATTGCTGCATGCGGGAACAGAAAGGCGCAAACTGAAAACATATTGCTAAGCTATTAATTATATTATGCATGACAATGAACCTTGATGGCCGGCACTGCTTAAACAGATTCAAGACGTCCCTTTATCAATTCAGCTATCAGCTATAATAAATTGTATGTATCATTAAGGTGGCCTTTGATATGAAGCCGAGAGAAAACACAGCCCCGCCTTCTCAAACGATTGTTCCTGATAAATTTTTAGACTCGGAAGGCATGCTGATTCCCACGAATATCAGCAAGGAGCTAATTGCACAGTTGGCGGATGACCATGCTTACCCGGATGGCCGTTATAAGAAAAAAGAACTGGAAGACCTGCTTTCACAAACAGCCAGACCTTCTCCGGCGGCGGTAAACTATGATGTGATCAAACTCAATCATCAATTCTTCGCCGTCTTTATAGGAAAAGATTACTCTCTGGGTAAAGGCGCGTCTGGAAAAGTAAAATACCTGCAGTCTCTGACGGATTCCAGCTGGCATGTCGTCAAAATTATTCCCCAACGCAAGATTTCTCAGCATGAGTTTCAGAGAGAAGTCCATAATCTGATGAAAGCAGGCATGGGAACCGGGGGATTTTTTCGCGAATCCCCCTCCAAAGGCGGACAATATGTCATCGTCATGAAACATGCTCCCGGCATATCACTCGATAAACTACTGAGCAACGAAAATATAAAATTGAAACCGGATGAATGGCTGAATATTTGCCGCGGTATTTTAAGCGCGCTGGATGAGTTGCATCAAAAGGAATTGTTCCATTTTGATATCAAACTGGATAACTACATTTATGATCCTGAAACCAAGACGGTACGGCTGGTCGACCTCGGACTGGCAACTGATATCATCGAAGGCAAAGGACATATTCTCTCGGATAGCGTACCTCCGAATGCCGCACCTGAATGTGAGCAACCCATACCGCCAGACCGCGAAACCGCTGAAGTCGATTATATCGTGACTTATCATTCAGAAAGTTATGCCGCCGCCGCCACCATGCTCGATTTGCTTGGAAAAGAGGGAGTGATTGATAAGGAAAAAATCCCGGATCCGAAAATCCGCACCGAATTGCAAACCTTGCTCCGCAGCATGGTCAATGCAGACAGTCCCGAAGCGCGGCCGTCCGTAAAAACCGCGTTAAATACTATCAATCATCTGCTGCAAGCACAGCAGAAGTTGTCACAACCCAGGGAAAACCGCCCGCAAAGAACTGGTTTTTTTACACGGGACAGAATGGGCAACGCCAAGGCTCGCACTCCCGACACTCCTGCACCCTCAGCCGATTCCAATAAAAAGGTCTGATAGACTCATGCATCATTTGTTGACGCACTCATTATTCAACGAAACAAGCCGCTATTGCCGCGCAGCCAGACAAGAATTATAATTGCGGCCGATAATCTGCCCAAACCAAAATAACCCGGACATTCTGCAGACCACTGAGCGATGCCCTTCTATGCATGACCAGGAATTTTTAAGACAATTTGAAACCCTTACACTGGCGAAATCCGAATTCAGCCATCAAGGCCATTTACGAATTGCCTGGCTTTATTTGGGCAAAAATACGTTTGAGCAAGCAGTCTATCAAATCACTCACGGCATCCGGCGTTACGCCGCCCATCTGGGCGCCGCGCATATCTATCATGAAACCCTGACAAAAACATGGATCCATCTTGTCAGGGCCGCCATGATCATACAGACACATAAAACCTTTGAAGAATTTCTTCTTGGCCATCCCCACTTGCAGAATAAAGCCTTACCCTTTCAATATTATTCCGAAGCACTGCTTCAAAGTGAAGCCGCTCGCAAACAATGGATTGAACCCGACCTGAAATCACTCCCCTGACATTTGTTTATCATGTCATTCCCGCACGTCATTCCCGCGCAAGCGGGAACCAAAACCAGAGTTCATGGTTCGAGACGCCGCTGACGCGGCTCCTCACCACGAACGGGAAAATCCAAATCCGTTCGCCCCTTCGACAAGCTTAGGACAGGCCTGAGGAGGCACGCAGTGCCGTCTCGAAGGGCCTGTCCTAAGCCTGTTGAAGAGCTGTTCATCCCCCTTATTCTCGTCCGTCATGACAATTGACGCACGAGAATGAGGCGGTAAACCATCATTATTGCGTTTCTCCGCCTGATTTTATCGGTTTCGGAGTAACAACATGAGCAGTCGAATCCCGGTCCTTTTTTTCCCCTGGGCTTGAAAACATCACCGGAGAAATAGACACGGGCTTGGAATACTGGTTGAATGTTTTCAGCATGCTGGATGTTTTATTCAATTCCATCTCGATCTGGCTTAACGTATTGACCAGATGATCCAAAACAAAAACCATGTTTGTTAAAATTTCCGTCTGCGTGCGAACAGGCGTAATTTCCAAATCCGCCTGATGAGAAACGCGAGATTGGTCGCGTACCTCACTCGCCGGCTCAGCAGGTTGAAAGAATGAGGTGTTTGACAGCAAATCCATGCCTTCAGCCGTGCTACGTTCAGCAGGGATTTCCTCGCCCAGGCGCCTTGTAGCCTGCTCTACTCTATGCACGGCAAAATCAAGGTATTGGGAAGCAGGATGAATCCCTTCCCTGTCTTGCACGACACGACTGCTATCATAGTGCGGACTCATGATTGAATGACTGACCAAAGGCGACGGATGCGTTTTTTGCACTGGTGTTTGCACAGGTAAACGACTTGCTTTATCCAGTCCGGATACAAGATCTTCCATTACCTTATCCAGCTTATCCGTACTTCTGGTTTTTGCCCGCGCGGGTGAAGATTTCTTTGGCCGGATCCCGGATCCGGAAAGATTCAAATCCCGCCTCAATATCTCTGCATCTTTCTGCATTTTTAACCTGGTTTCACTCAAATATTTCATCATGTTTTCTATCGTGTCACATTGCTCCAGCTGAGTGATGATTTTCAGGACATAAGTGCGTCTCAACACATCGCTGGCATCAGGAGAAGGATTAGTCAAGGTAAGTCCGTATTCAACGATATCATGGATTTTCTGTCTCACGAATGCGCGAGATGCTTCATCCATTATCAGCCTGTCAATATGAATATAAACCTGTAATGCGGATTGATTCAGGTTTCTGACATACCCATCCCAGCCTTCATCCTGCGGAGTGATTCTGATGTTGCGCGTCTCTCCCTGTCTTTCTTCATCACTGGTGAATTTTTTCGGTTTATTCATGGCCGCCCTGTCATTCGATTCCTGATAGGACTTGCCCAGCGCGCGCGCGATATCCTTGCATAACATTTGTGCATCATCCTTGAGACCAAACGAACCAGGGGTATTGTTCGCCGCGGTTTCATGTGCTTTCATGGTATTAAAAAGCTTCACAAATATCTCAATAAAATTCTTGCGATCAGCGCCCTTGTCATTAAAACCCGGAAGCTTGTTATACTTTTCGAAGTAAATCCACATGGCATTGCGGTAGATTTCCTCCAGACCGGTTCTATCTTTTCCGCTTTTGCAATTGGTTGACACCACCCCGCCCATGGCTTCGACCAGCACACCCAGGTACGCGACCTTGAACGCCTCATAGTTAACATCTTTCAGATTTGATACAGTCCGCCGCATGAATCCGATGCTATATAACTGTGACAGTTTTTCATGCGCATCAGTGATGAGGTCATAGCGAGCCCTTTGTTCAGGATTCAACCGTCTCAGTCCAGGCTTGATCTGTCCGATAAAATCATCGGCCGTTTGCATAATTTCTTTTGCATATTCCCATCTGCCGCTATCCTGATGAGAAGCCACCCGCAATATATTGACCGGATCATTGCCGCTGATTATCCGCACATCCTGGTATTTGGACTCCCCGGATAATTCACGGACCGCATCCCGCTGGGCATTCGCCAGACGAATATCCGCCTTGGCGACTTTCACATCACTCAATAATGACTGCGCCAGCAAGACCGGCTTGAATGTGCTGGAAAGCTGCGGGAACAATTGTCTGAATCGGGAAAGGCTTGCAACTGCGTGCGACTGCATTTCATCCAGCATTTGCTCCGCGGTCAACCTGACATTTTCATCGCGGCTGACGTCAGGCATTTCATAGGGAACCATGGTACTGGTCTTGATGCTGGATGAGATGACATCACAATGATCGTCCGCCGCCTTGACAAGATAATTGGTGCGGATATTCTTGATACCGGGAATATGCTGCATGGCGGAGGATTGAAAAAGACTTTCAAAATAATCCCACCTGACCAATTGATTATTCCTGCCCTCCGGATCCGGAATGACTTGCAGCAGCCATTCCTGTTCCCAGTCTGCCAGCAGATTAAACCATGCCGGGCGATCCGCGGGTTTCTTGAGGTGGATCTTTTGATATTCAAGCCTCTGAGCATCCGAGAGTTTATTGCCATAGGGAATATCGACTTGCCAGATACTCGCCTCGCCTTCAAAAACCGTTTCAAACGCGAATACACGCTGGCGGTTATTATCAGCCACGAAATAACGTTCGGCATTGCGGATTTTGCGAATGACTTCGTCAGAGCTTTCACCGGTCACAGCACTGATATCCCGGGCAAGCAATCCGGCAAAATCATCCAGTTCAGCGCGCGGCGATTTATCCTTTCCCGAATAAGGTTCCATTGCAGAGGCTATCCGGTCAGCCAGTATTTTATGTAATCGTTCCGCGATGCCAATATCCTGCTTGTAAAAACTGCTGGAAAATTGCATGGCAAACAGAACGCCGGCAAGAATATTGAGTTTGCGAACGATAACGGAATGCTCGCGGATACGGGTCAATTCCTTATCTTGCAGCGGTTCTCCCTTATAGCTTACGCAAATCACTTGCTGCGGAATTCCGTTTATCACCCTGTAACCATTAAAATATTGATAGGGCGGATCAGGATATTTTTCCCTCTCGTGCTGTTGAATGAATTTTTTCAGGGCTTCCAGGGTCCCGCCCAGCTGATGGGCAAACTTGCCGCTCTCCTGAGAGTCGGCAGCCATTGCGCGTGGAAATAGCGACCGCGCAGCAAGCACATGCTCAGGAAGAATTATTTCAACAGGCGCGCCCCCACTGCTTGCGCTCAATACCCCGTTTAACTGGCTACGAGACTGCATGATGACCCCATCGCACTAGCGAATTTGATACTTATATACTTATAAATATAGTAGATTTTTTCAAAATTTTATTATGCCAGACTGATATTCCCGGCGCCGGTTATTATATGCAAGCATGGCGCATTATCCAAGGTATTGAATATATTTGTGAATCGCCACGACCAGATGGAAGCGCATGCTTTATGATAAATCCGTCATGATTCCGTCACGCTTTCGTCACCTATATGTCAATCAGCCGTCATGCACCCATCATCATAATTTAATATTCCCATCACCTTCCTGTCATAACGCACTCTGTATAGTCCGAATGAATCGATTAATTCATTAACAATCAAGGAGGTCAAGATGTTATCCAGTGAAAGCAGAACCCAGCCT contains these protein-coding regions:
- a CDS encoding cation:dicarboxylate symporter family transporter → MNRDKGRPPRLSLPAQVTLGLVLGIIFGLLVGDKAAVLAPVGRVYTMLMEAVVFPYLICTLLTSLGDLTPSLSARLLRKSSIIYLFLILLVFATLIILAQSLPVNLASAAHENVKQASLLQFLVPENVFYDLSQGYVPAIVIFFTLFGLALQHIPEKTSFFKILTIINQTCLFFWKKLVQLAPYATFALLADVSGTIRFGQLSDLSQFLTLLLIGSLLLIFWIIPLTISTFTDIEYTTIMTQLRDAMIISAVTTLSVVAIPYIQAVTSRLLALKSQQTSMRNSGEFDAHERDDILQTITVVSYPFTQLGNFFIYLFILFAALYYNHTLETDQYYFLPILTFFSSIGSPTSSINGVSFLSDSLSLPADTNSLYVTLIPVIRYPQVVLSVMGFSFISLIVSFSLFGMLKLNFKRLILHYTAFFLVISISSLILKNVFPNPGEKNYERLNGFSISPSLTQNIHAAIMPSFDESRIKPVNSQEDSLYRIQRSGILRVGFNADMRPFSFYNTKHELVGYDISFAYALAKSLGCNIEFIPFTWQHLVDDLLADKFDIAMSAIYVTEERLRKVYFTEPYFHSPMSMIVPIDMQNKYTSTEQIREIKSLKIGIFNDPVLIPLVQENFPNASMIILPALSGNQPAEAFLRHEIDAALWSEAQTRVWVLGHPNYASIVPSGVVAPFLMAYMIQKNSPQFLRFLNYWLELKSNDGFQQKMYNQWILIRPLENEQPRWSFLGNYL
- a CDS encoding protein kinase family protein → MKPRENTAPPSQTIVPDKFLDSEGMLIPTNISKELIAQLADDHAYPDGRYKKKELEDLLSQTARPSPAAVNYDVIKLNHQFFAVFIGKDYSLGKGASGKVKYLQSLTDSSWHVVKIIPQRKISQHEFQREVHNLMKAGMGTGGFFRESPSKGGQYVIVMKHAPGISLDKLLSNENIKLKPDEWLNICRGILSALDELHQKELFHFDIKLDNYIYDPETKTVRLVDLGLATDIIEGKGHILSDSVPPNAAPECEQPIPPDRETAEVDYIVTYHSESYAAAATMLDLLGKEGVIDKEKIPDPKIRTELQTLLRSMVNADSPEARPSVKTALNTINHLLQAQQKLSQPRENRPQRTGFFTRDRMGNAKARTPDTPAPSADSNKKV